CACCCTTGCCGGCCAGTATGCGAACGCGGCGGGTGGCTCGATCCCCTCCGTGCGCCTTACCTGGGACACGGCCACGACCGATGCCGATCCGGGCAATGGCAAGGTGCGCCTCAACAACGCCACGCCCAGCGCGGCAACGGCGCTCTATGTCGATAACGTGGATGCGGCTGGCGCCTCCATCACCACGGTTCTGGACCGCTGGACTGCCTCGACAGCCGCGGTCAAGGGCACCCTGCGGATCGCCCATCGCACCGACGCCACCAAGTGGCTGGAGTATCAGGTCACCGGCACCGTGGTGGACGGGACCGGCTACCGCAAGATCACGGTCACCGGCGGCACCGGGCCAGGCAGCTTCACGGCTGGTGATCCGGTCGCCGTGGGCTTCAGCCGGGCCGGTGATGTCGGACCACAAGGGGCCGCTGGTGGACCCGTCTACTATAGCGCAGTCACCGCGGGCACCCCGAACGCGCAGACTCTGGCCGGGCCGCTGGCATCGCTGGCCGGCAATCCGTCGGTGGAATTCATCGCGGGGATTTCCAATGGCGCGGCATCCCGCAACAACATTTGCTTTCTATCATCCGATTTCGACACGACCTGGGCAACATTCGGTGGCGCCACTGTGGTCGCCAATACTGCGACGGCACCGGACGGGGCGACCACAGCCGACACCATCAGCGGGCCGCCGGGATCAGGGGTCAACAGAGGCATTGCTGTACCCGCCGACACCTTGACCCGCGTCTATTCGGTCTTCCTGAAGGCAGGCACATCCACCGCCTGCCGGTTTTACTTTAACTGTGGCGCGACTCCGGCCGGAGTCGACGTCAACCTGTCGGCAGGAACAATCAGCGCTTGGACCGGTGCGCCGGTCGCATCCGCCATCGACCCGATCCCCGGCGGCTGGTGGCGGGTCTCCATTGCTTGCACCAACAATGGCCAGACCGTCATCGGCCCGCACATCTTTCCTGTTCAGGCCAGTGGCACCGGCGCGGTCTACGCCTGGGGTGCGCAGATCGAAGTTGGCACCGTCCCGACGGCTCCTATCCCCACCACCACGAGCGGCCCTGCCACTGTGCGGGATGGATACATGACGCTGGCCGTGGGATCGACGCCTCCCCGTCCGCTGCTGGACGCCCAGGGCCGCGCTTTGGCCCCCGGCGCGCTGGTGGCCGGGACCAAGTATACCGCGACCTATGACGGCGCCGCGTGGCGGCTGTCCGGCACCGCAATGACCAGGGCGCAGGCTCATGCGCTCGCCGCTTCCTTCCTCTGACGGAGATTTTCATCATGGCCGTTTCCAACGTCGCTGTTTTCCCGCAGCAGTTGCTGAGCGGGGCCGCGCTGACCACAGGCGCCAACGCCACGATCGCCGGCGCGCCCGACAACACGGTGGCGCTGTTCACAGCTCCGGCCGACGGTGCGGAAATCAACAGCGTAACGGTGCTGCCGCTGGCAACCTGTTCTGCCACCGTCGCTTACCTTTACGCCTCCACCGATGGCGGCACCACCAAGCGGCTGCTGAACGCCAAGCTGATCGTGGCCGACACGGTATCGACCACCGATGAGCCCAAGCTGATCGACTTCGGCTATTCGGACGGCAACCTGCTGCTGGCCGGCAATGAGCGACTTTATGTCGGCACCTCGGTGGCGCTTGCGAATGGCTTCTCTTGGCGCTGCCAAGGTCGCGGCTATACGGGAGCCTGAGCCATGCCGGGATTTCGTCCGCTGGGCCGCATGGGGCGTGCGCTTGGCGCGTCCAAGCGGTCATCTGCCGCTGCGGGGGCGGGGCGGGCCTTTACCACCGTCGGCGCGATTTTCGGGGCGGGCAGCCCCACGGGCTTCACCGATCCGGGAACCTACAACTTCACTGTTCCCAGCGGCGTGACGCTGCTGCGCGCCAAAATGTGGGGCGCGCCGGGTGGGGCGGCCGGTGCCCCTGGCGGGCCGGGCGGGTATGTCGAAGTCGATATTCCGGTTACGCCGGGCGAAATTCTGACCATCATCCTGCCGTCGGCGGGCAACGGGACGGTGGCGTGACAACACCCCAAGCTGCGGTGTGTCTATCGCGCTTGCGTCGCAGCAGTTCGGGCGTTCCGCAGGAATTGCGCCAGTTCACTGGGCCTTGTCCCCATTTCCTTCAGGTCTCTAAACGTCAATGACATGGGGGTATAAGGAACAATGCAGCCAGAGGAGCACAGATCCTCTAGAGAGGAAATGGCTTCTGGAACATTTCGAATGTCGATGTCTCCAAAATCTGTATAGGAGAAACGCCACCATTTCAGCCGCAAGAAACGTTCAATGATCGGTTCTGGGAATCTGTATTTGACGATCCGCCCCGGATTGCCGACCACAACGGCATAGGGTGGAATGTCTTTCGTCACGACTGCGTCATTGCCAACGATTGCACCGTCTCCAATGGTAACGCCGCCGCGGATGTAGACTCTCGTGCCGATCCAAACATCGTTTCCAATAATTATGGGTGAGCGCTTGGGTTCGGCAGGCAGGCTGATCGGCTGAAATCCAGTTCCGTGCTGTTCAGCGAACCTCTGCCAGATGAAACCCGGATCATAGGTAAAGCTGGAACTGCTAAGCCAATCGGTCGGATGTTCGGTTTCACCGAAAGTCACATCTTTGGCGATCGAGGTGTAACGACCGATATGCCCAATGTTCCTTATCAGACTCCAACTGTAAGAGAATGCGCTAATTACAGCTGGGTAATCATTTTCTGTTCCAGAGAATATGAGAGACGGTGCCTCAATGCGCATATCCAAGTTAGCATTGTACTTCCCGCCTCTCATGTAGATGTTATTGATCTCCAATAAAGCGGCGCATTCAAGGTTCAGTTCAAACTGCTCGATCATGATATTTTAGTGCTTACTCATAAGGTGGCGGGGCCTGTGAAATAATAGCAAACTGGCAGTGCAACGTCATCGTTCGTTCTGAAGAACCTCAACCAAGCCGCCGGCCATGCGCCCGGCGGCTTTTTCATGCCTGGAGAATCCCATGCGTGCTATCCCGCAAGCCGCCGTCGACCTGGTGAAGGAGGCCGAAGGCCTGCGTCTCACTGCCTACCCGGATCCCGCCACCGGCGGTGCTCCCTGGACGATCGGCTACGGCCACACCGGCCCGGACGTCCGGCCGGGACTGCGCATCACCAACGCGCAGGCCGAGCAGCTGCTGCAGGCCGACCTCGACACCGCCGCGGCGGTGGTCGACCGCGCCGTCACTGTGGAGCTGACGGACCGCCAGCGCGGTGCGCTGGTGTCCTTCGTCTTCAATGTCGGCGCCGGCCGGAAAGGCAAGGGCAAGGACGCCGGCAAGGACGGGTTCGTCACGCTGAAGAGCGGCCAACCCTCCACCCTGCTGCGCAAGCTGCACGGATCAATGCATACGCCGATACTATCCTTTTGGACAGGCGCGGTATCCATCAGGACCCGTCCATCGCCGGGACAAAGCCCCTACAGTATGAGGGTCGATCCGGGAGGGGCGCCCTGACGCAGGACGATGTGTTGAGTGCCGGTTCCCCGGCCAACTCCACCTCGTTCCTGCTGCTGACGCTGGCTGCATCCGGCAGGCGATACAGGCAATCAAAATCTGCCGGCTGCGGGCCGGGCGGCGGCATGTCGTGCCGCCGTCTACGCCCCGCTGCGGCGGTCCCCAACCGGAAGGAGCTCCACCATGGTTTCTCGCAT
Above is a genomic segment from Azospirillum ramasamyi containing:
- a CDS encoding phage head spike fiber domain-containing protein, whose protein sequence is MTTLANMLAAAQRLLNYYNGDEMTAQNPGGLTGVGGMADNWDPCIQDIGTVANGVGTAMTAASTSEGNAAASASAAAGSAQSAQQNAQATAADRQATGQDRQATAQDRQAVAQDRTAVEGSASAAAGSATLAGQYANAAGGSIPSVRLTWDTATTDADPGNGKVRLNNATPSAATALYVDNVDAAGASITTVLDRWTASTAAVKGTLRIAHRTDATKWLEYQVTGTVVDGTGYRKITVTGGTGPGSFTAGDPVAVGFSRAGDVGPQGAAGGPVYYSAVTAGTPNAQTLAGPLASLAGNPSVEFIAGISNGAASRNNICFLSSDFDTTWATFGGATVVANTATAPDGATTADTISGPPGSGVNRGIAVPADTLTRVYSVFLKAGTSTACRFYFNCGATPAGVDVNLSAGTISAWTGAPVASAIDPIPGGWWRVSIACTNNGQTVIGPHIFPVQASGTGAVYAWGAQIEVGTVPTAPIPTTTSGPATVRDGYMTLAVGSTPPRPLLDAQGRALAPGALVAGTKYTATYDGAAWRLSGTAMTRAQAHALAASFL
- a CDS encoding CatB-related O-acetyltransferase, with protein sequence MIEQFELNLECAALLEINNIYMRGGKYNANLDMRIEAPSLIFSGTENDYPAVISAFSYSWSLIRNIGHIGRYTSIAKDVTFGETEHPTDWLSSSSFTYDPGFIWQRFAEQHGTGFQPISLPAEPKRSPIIIGNDVWIGTRVYIRGGVTIGDGAIVGNDAVVTKDIPPYAVVVGNPGRIVKYRFPEPIIERFLRLKWWRFSYTDFGDIDIRNVPEAISSLEDLCSSGCIVPYTPMSLTFRDLKEMGTRPSELAQFLRNARTAATQAR
- a CDS encoding lysozyme → MRAIPQAAVDLVKEAEGLRLTAYPDPATGGAPWTIGYGHTGPDVRPGLRITNAQAEQLLQADLDTAAAVVDRAVTVELTDRQRGALVSFVFNVGAGRKGKGKDAGKDGFVTLKSGQPSTLLRKLHGSMHTPILSFWTGAVSIRTRPSPGQSPYSMRVDPGGAP